Proteins encoded in a region of the Falco rusticolus isolate bFalRus1 chromosome 12, bFalRus1.pri, whole genome shotgun sequence genome:
- the AARS2 gene encoding alanine--tRNA ligase, mitochondrial, whose product MAAVGRLPRRLLLAVPCRWRCSPRRGGADCPPAGQVRAAFLRFFQERYGHRRLPSAPVRPRGDPRLLFVNAGMNQFKPIFLGTAHPRSELAQHRRVVNSQKCVRAGGKHNDLEDVGRDTYHHTFFEMLGSWSFGDYFKEEACSMAWELLTEVYKIPRDRLYVTYFGGDSSLGLSADEECRDVWLRLGVPASHVLPFPLKDNFWEMGDTGPCGPCTEIHYDHVGGGRNAAALVNQGSPDVVEIWNLVFMQYSREVQGSLLPLPQHHVDTGMGLERLVAVLQNKRSNYDTDLFTPILDAIHKGCRAPRYQGLVGDADVGRVNMAYRVVADHVRTLCVCITDGIYPGFSGAELVLRRILRRAVRFCSEVLHAPPGLLASLVPSVVEVLGDAYPELAKNADQIMDIINENEAAFLSALERGRHIIERTVQQMEPSTNFPAEVAWSLYGNLGFPLDLIALMLEEKGISLDSAAFNELALEDAKRKAGGPQAGQLEDTNTHLDVHSLAQLRSNNVPATDDSPKYAYTLGQHGQYEFSPCQATVLMLYRDQSLQKKVGAGQCCGVILDRTNFYAEQGGQASDQGYMIRLGQQDILFPVKSVRLCGGYVIHEITAVETLCVGDQVQLFVDEAQRLACMMNHTATHLLNFALRHVLGDNTEQRGSHVTAEQLRFDFDTKGPVTAEQLQQVEQVVQDMIKRNEVVHMAEVPLTLARRVQGLRAVDEGYPDPVRIVSLGVPVESVLTRDSEAAMQTSVELCCGTHLLKTGGVEDLTIIGERQLVKGISRVIAVTGRQAKQAREVGQHLAMEVDSVSLRMKQRSTSIPETQNLSKEVGQLTKVVASTAMPQWQRRELQTILKALQRTANTAVKKLEIQQAEAKARSLLAKHCSQPVIVDTVPADSLSILMKVVNQLCDQSPGTSVLLLSPQASGEVLCACQVSKNCLPMFSAADWAVAVCTQMEGKAGGSSVVAKGSGNVKGMQGALATALEFAQSRL is encoded by the exons ATGGCGGCGGTCGGACGGCTGCCTcggcggctgctgctggcagtgccgTGTCGCTGGCGCTgcagcccccgccgcgggggTGCCGACTGCCCGCCGGCTGGGCAGGTCCGCGCCGCTTTCCTCCGCTTCTTCCAGGAGCGCTACGGCCACCGCCGCCTGCCCTCGGCCCCCGTGCGGCCCCGCGGCGACCCGCGCCTCCTCTTCGTCAACGCGGGCATGAACCAG TTCAAGCCCATTTTCCTGGGCACGGCGCACCCCCGGAGCGAGCTGGCACAACATCGGCGGGTGGTGAACAGCCAGAAGTGCGTGCGTGCAGGAGGGAAGCACAACGATTTGGAGGATGTGGGCCGAGACACTTACCATCACACGTTCTTCGAGATGCTGGGGAGCTGGTCCTTTGGGGACTACTTTAAG GAGGAAGCATGCAGCATGGCCTGGGAGCTCCTGACAGAGGTCTACAAGATCCCCAGAGATCGTCTCTACGTCACCTATTTTGGCGGAGACTCCTCACTGGGGCTGAGTGCAGATGAGGAGTGCAGGGATGTATGGCTCCGCCTGGG GGTGCCTGCCAGTCACGTGCTTCCTTTTCCATTGAAGGACAACTTCTGGGAGATGGGGGACACAGGTCCTTGTGGTCCCTGCACAGAGATCCACTATGACCACGTGGGTGGTGGCAGAAATGCTGCGGCACTAGTGAACCAGGGCAGCCCTGATGTGGTGGAGATCTGGAACCTGGTCTTCATGCAGTACAGCAG AGAGGTGCAGGGGAGTCTGCTTCCCTTGCCACAGCACCATGTGGATACAGGAATGGGCCTGGAAAGGCTGGTGGCAGTTCTGCAGAACAAACGTTCCAACTACGACACAGATCTCTTCACTCCCATCTTGGATGCCATTCACAAG gGCTGCAGGGCACCCAGATACCAAGGTCTGGTCGGGGATGCTGATGTTGGGCGTGTGAACATGGCCTACCGTGTGGTGGCAGATCACGTGCGCACCTTATGTGTGTGCATCACTGATGGCATCTACCCAGGCTTCTCAGGAGCAGA ACTGGTGCTGCGTCGGATCCTGCGCAGGGCTGTGCGCTTTTGCTCTGAAGTCCTTCATGCTCCACCTGGGCTCCTGGCCTCCCTGGTGCCTTCCGTAGTGGAAGTGCTG GGAGATGCCTATCCAGAGCTCGCGAAGAACGCAGACCAG ATCATGGATATCATCAATGAGAATgaggctgcttttctgtctgccCTCGAGCGGGGGAGGCACATCATTGAGCGGACGGTGCAGCAGATGGAGCCCTCCACAAATTTCCCGG CTGAAGTAGCCTGGTCTCTCTATGGGAATTTGGGATTCCCTCTGGATCTGATTGCCTTGATGCTTGAAGAAAAGGGAATCAGTTTGGATTCAGCTGCTTTCAATGAACTTGCTCTGGAAGATGCAAAG CGGAAGGCTGGTGGCccacaggcagggcagctggaggaTACAAATACGCACCTTGATGTGCACTCGCTGGCTCAGCTGCGGAGCAACAATGTGCCTGCTACTGATGACTCTCCAAAGTACGCCTACACACTTGGGCAGCATGGGCAGTATG AGTTCAGCCCATGCCAGGCTACTGTCCTGATGCTGTACAGAGATCAGTCTCTCCAGAAGAAGGTTggggcagggcagtgctgtggtGTCATCTTGGACAGGACTAACTTCTATGCAGAGCAGGGTGGACAGGCCTCTGACCAAGGCTACATGATACGTTTAGGACAGCAG GACATACTCTTCCCTGTAAAGTCAGTTCGGCTCTGTGGTGGTTATGTGATCCATGAGATCACTGCTGTGGAAACCCTGTGTGTTGGTGACCAAGTGCAGCTGTTCGTGGATGAG GCCCAGCGGCTGGCCTGCATGATGAACCACACCGCTACCCACCTGCTGAACTTTGCACTTCGCCATGTCCTGGGTGACAACACAGAGCAACGAGGGTCCCAtgtgacagcagagcagctgcgCTTCGACTTTGATACCAAG GGCCCTGTGACTGCGGAGCAACTGCAGCAAGTGGAGCAAGTGGTTCAGGATATGATCAAACGAAATGAGGTGGTGCACATGGCTGAGGTCCCCCTCACACTGGCAAGAAGAGTTCAGGGACTCCGTGCAGTGGATGAG GGGTATCCAGATCCAGTGAGGATAGTGTCCCTGGGGGTCCCTGTGGAGAGTGTGCTGACCCGCGACTCTGAGGCTGCAATGCAGACCTCTGTGGAGCTCTGCTGTGGGAC GCACCTTCTAAAAACAGGAGGTGTGGAAGATCTGACCATCATCGGGGAGCGTCAGCTTGTTAAAGGAATTAGCCGTGTCATTGCAGTGACAGGGAGACAAGCCAAACAG GCCCGGGAAGTAGGCCAGCACTTGGCTATGGAAGTGGACTCTGTCTCCCTACGAATGAAGCAGAGGAGCACCTCTATTCCCGAGACGCAGAACCTCTCCAAAGAAGTGGGCCAGTTGACCAAA GTGGTGGCTAGCACTGCAATGCCCCAGTGGCAAAGAAGAGAACTACAGACCATCCTCAAAGCGCTGCAGCGAACAGCCAACACGGCCGTCAAGAAACTGGAGATACAGCAG gctgaagcTAAGGCACGAAGCCTGCTGGCCAAGCATTGCAGCCAACCTGTCATCGTCGATACTGTCCCAGCTGATTCACTCTCT aTCCTAATGAAGGTAGTGAACCAGCTATGTGACCAGTCTCCTGGCACATCagtcctgctgctcagccctcaGGCTTCTGGTGAGGTGCTCTGTGCCTGTCAGGTGTCCAAG AATTGCCTCCCCATGTTCTCTGCTGCTGACTGGGCCGTGGCTGTCTGTACACAGatggaagggaaggcaggaggctCTTCCGTCGTTGCTAAGGGCAGTGGAAATGTCAAGGGCATGCAAGGAGCCCTGGCTACTGCACTGGAGTTTGCTCAGAGTAGACTGTGA